In Deinococcus proteolyticus MRP, a single genomic region encodes these proteins:
- a CDS encoding peptide chain release factor 3: MTQQPSAQLQGEIDRRRTFAIISHPDAGKTTITEKLLLYGGAIQEAGSVTAKQGRSHTQSDWMSIEQQRGISISSSALTFEYEGRHINLLDTPGHQDFSEDTYRTLTAADSALMVLDAARGVQAQTEKLFAVCRNRGIPILTFVNKMDRPALDPFELLNQVEESLGITAVPLTWPIGDGPDFKGVYDLQTKRVLAFERTSGGKHRAPVQTAGLDDPQLAELVGSDLAAALAEAVELIEGALPEFDLETFLRGEMTPVFFGSAMNNFGVEHFLSNFVELAPAPGPVETSAGLRQPTDEFAGFIFKLQANMSKAHRDRTAYMRVMSGEFDRGMDVIHGRTGRKLRLSQAHTLFAQDREKVEEAYPGDIVGLVNPGVFQIGDVVSLSGKVSLPSFPRFTPETFASVYLKDVGKRKAFMKGLTQLAEEGVVQVFYPTDGAREPFLGAVGPLQFEVFQARMEEEYKVEVEMSVTSYSLVRWLAGDEGSVARFARSMEDDQGRPVMLFRSKYDLDYTAEQHPEIEFLPLPKDLTRVG; this comes from the coding sequence ATGACCCAACAACCCAGCGCCCAGTTGCAGGGCGAAATTGACCGCCGCCGCACCTTCGCCATCATCAGCCACCCCGACGCGGGCAAGACGACCATCACCGAAAAGCTGCTGCTGTACGGAGGCGCGATTCAGGAGGCGGGCAGCGTGACCGCCAAGCAGGGCCGCTCGCATACCCAGTCCGACTGGATGAGCATCGAGCAGCAGCGCGGGATTTCTATTTCCAGCTCGGCGCTCACCTTCGAGTACGAGGGCCGCCACATCAACCTGCTCGACACCCCTGGGCACCAGGATTTCAGCGAGGATACCTACCGCACCCTGACCGCCGCCGACTCCGCGCTGATGGTGCTGGACGCGGCACGTGGCGTGCAGGCGCAGACCGAGAAGCTGTTCGCGGTGTGCCGCAACCGGGGCATTCCCATCCTGACTTTCGTGAACAAGATGGACCGCCCCGCGCTTGACCCCTTTGAGCTGCTCAATCAGGTAGAAGAATCGCTGGGCATCACCGCCGTGCCGCTCACCTGGCCGATTGGCGACGGCCCTGATTTCAAGGGCGTGTACGACCTGCAGACCAAGCGGGTGCTGGCCTTTGAGCGCACGTCGGGCGGCAAGCACCGCGCTCCCGTGCAGACGGCGGGCCTGGACGACCCGCAACTGGCCGAGCTGGTGGGCAGCGACCTGGCCGCAGCCCTGGCCGAAGCGGTGGAACTGATTGAAGGCGCACTGCCCGAGTTTGACCTGGAGACCTTCCTGCGCGGCGAGATGACCCCGGTGTTTTTCGGCTCGGCCATGAACAACTTCGGGGTAGAGCACTTCCTGAGCAACTTCGTGGAGCTGGCTCCCGCGCCCGGCCCAGTGGAAACCAGCGCCGGTCTGCGCCAGCCCACCGACGAATTCGCAGGCTTCATCTTCAAATTGCAGGCCAACATGAGCAAAGCCCACCGTGACCGCACCGCCTACATGCGGGTGATGTCGGGCGAGTTCGACCGCGGCATGGACGTGATTCACGGGCGCACCGGGCGCAAGCTGCGGCTGTCGCAGGCGCACACCCTGTTCGCGCAGGACCGCGAGAAGGTGGAAGAAGCGTACCCCGGCGATATCGTGGGGCTGGTGAACCCCGGCGTGTTCCAGATTGGCGACGTGGTGAGCCTCAGCGGCAAGGTGTCGCTGCCCAGCTTCCCGCGCTTTACCCCCGAGACTTTTGCCAGCGTGTACCTCAAGGACGTGGGCAAGCGCAAAGCGTTCATGAAGGGCCTGACCCAACTGGCCGAAGAAGGCGTGGTGCAGGTCTTCTACCCCACCGACGGAGCGCGGGAACCGTTCCTGGGAGCGGTGGGGCCGCTGCAGTTCGAGGTGTTCCAGGCCCGCATGGAAGAGGAGTACAAGGTGGAGGTGGAAATGAGCGTCACGAGCTACTCGCTGGTGCGCTGGCTGGCCGGCGACGAGGGCAGCGTGGCCCGCTTCGCCCGCAGCATGGAAGACGACCAGGGCCGCCCGGTGATGCTGTTCCGGTCCAAATACGACCTCGACTACACCGCCGAGCAGCACCCCGAAATCGAGTTCCTGCCGCTGCCCAAGGACCTGACACGCGTCGGATGA
- a CDS encoding ACT domain-containing protein, with translation MPAPRPALTLSLLNGEYAVCRLSPAEPLPHWATEGEFWTVSRTAEELSVLCAAEQVPDAVQCQAGWAALKLQGPFPFDVTGILVSVLEPLRQADIGIFAVSTFDTDYVLVPQERLTGALSALEQAGHRVESRE, from the coding sequence ATGCCCGCACCGCGCCCGGCCCTCACCCTCAGCCTGCTGAACGGCGAATATGCCGTGTGCCGCCTGAGCCCCGCCGAACCTCTGCCCCACTGGGCCACCGAGGGCGAGTTCTGGACCGTGAGCCGGACCGCCGAAGAACTGTCGGTACTGTGCGCGGCGGAGCAGGTGCCGGACGCGGTGCAGTGCCAGGCGGGATGGGCCGCCCTGAAACTGCAAGGCCCCTTCCCTTTCGACGTGACCGGCATCCTGGTCAGCGTGCTGGAGCCGCTGCGGCAAGCGGACATCGGTATTTTCGCCGTGAGCACCTTCGATACGGATTATGTGCTGGTGCCCCAGGAGCGGCTGACAGGCGCCCTGAGTGCGCTGGAGCAGGCAGGCCACCGCGTAGAGAGCCGGGAGTAG
- a CDS encoding SDR family oxidoreductase, with amino-acid sequence MTSAPAPRPLTLITGATGGIGRATAFALAPDHDLILQGRSRAALEDLQREVQLQHPHTRTELLELDLLRPDTFAAAADLRPTHLVHNAGVAELGAVAKQTHDRWTWTLAVNVVAPAELTRLLLPSVQAARGTIVFINSGAGLRANAGWASYAASKHALKALADALRQEVADSGVRVASLYPGRTATPMQQAIREQEEAAYDPAAFIQPATVADVVRYVLAAPRDVSLDDVAVRPGPR; translated from the coding sequence ATGACCTCTGCCCCCGCTCCCCGTCCCCTGACCCTCATCACCGGCGCCACCGGCGGTATCGGCCGGGCCACCGCCTTTGCCCTGGCCCCCGACCACGACCTGATTCTGCAGGGCCGCAGCCGCGCCGCGCTGGAGGACTTGCAGCGTGAGGTCCAGCTCCAGCACCCCCACACGCGGACAGAGCTGCTGGAGCTGGACCTGCTGCGCCCTGATACCTTTGCCGCCGCCGCCGACCTGCGCCCCACCCATCTGGTCCACAACGCGGGCGTGGCCGAGCTGGGCGCAGTCGCCAAGCAGACCCACGACCGCTGGACCTGGACCCTGGCGGTCAATGTGGTCGCCCCCGCCGAGCTGACCCGGCTGCTGCTGCCCTCGGTGCAGGCGGCGCGGGGCACCATCGTCTTTATCAACTCGGGCGCGGGCCTGCGGGCGAATGCCGGCTGGGCCAGCTACGCGGCCAGCAAGCATGCGCTCAAGGCCCTGGCCGACGCCCTGCGCCAGGAAGTGGCCGACTCCGGGGTGCGGGTGGCCAGCCTGTACCCTGGCCGCACGGCCACGCCGATGCAGCAGGCCATTCGGGAGCAGGAGGAAGCCGCGTACGACCCCGCCGCCTTTATCCAGCCGGCTACCGTGGCCGACGTGGTGCGTTACGTGCTGGCCGCCCCGCGTGACGTGTCGCTGGACGACGTGGCTGTGCGCCCTGGCCCGCGCTGA
- the glgP gene encoding alpha-glucan family phosphorylase yields MNILGKVTVLPKLPAAIGRLSELAYNLYWSWEPRACSLYRDLNPDIWETYGHNPVRTLLEVGSEDMDRAATDPEFVRRYGEVMAEFDAYMGKQDTWASRHAADLKPVAYFSMEYALHESLPIYSGGLGVLAGDHCKSASDLGLPFTPVGLLFHDGYFRQTLGRDGWQEEKYDRLDLTTLPIRPIRTPEHDELRISLEIGGRTVTARVWQLNVGRIRMLLLDTDVPENHPDDRLLTSRLYGGDQEMRLKQYMLLGIGGVRALRAAGAPAEVWHMNEGHAGLLNLERIRERVEQGLDFRTAHELTAGSTLFTTHTPVPAGNDAFSWDLMDRYLGSWPAQLHTTREHLYSLARSEAMEDHGPAFNMTVFSLRMSRMANGVSKLHGQVSRDMWKHLYPGLYPEEVPIGHVTNGAHNLSFTSQRMRDLLSTVMPEDWTERLHEPEIWQNVEQLSGAQLAGVQREMKAEMIAFVRHHQREMLLRNGAGAAELAYTDTLLSPDVLTIGFARRFATYKRATLLLRDRERLSRIVNHPERPVQFVFAGKAHPADNPGKALIQEIYRVSQLPEFRGKIVILENYDMHVARRLVQGVDVWMNNPRRPLEASGTSGMKASFNGSPNFSVLDGWWVEGHLEGNANGWPIGEEREYADQAVQDDADAFSLYQTLEQTIVPLYYGERGGEADSWAGVVRSAIESVSARFSMQRQVIDYVQCYYLPLSARRNLLVPGGGQRARELAEWKAWIANQWPQVSVAASHHLPATAEPGEQVQITAQVNPGRIAAEELRAEVVLRRGHRVERVPMQRREDGEYAATVALERSGMYEVGVRLYPYLPDLSHDFELGLVKWA; encoded by the coding sequence ATGAATATTCTCGGCAAAGTGACGGTGCTGCCCAAGTTGCCGGCGGCCATCGGGCGGCTTTCGGAGCTGGCCTACAACCTCTACTGGAGCTGGGAGCCACGGGCCTGCAGCCTCTACCGCGACCTGAACCCGGACATCTGGGAAACCTACGGCCACAACCCGGTCCGTACCCTGCTGGAAGTGGGCAGCGAAGATATGGACCGCGCTGCCACCGACCCCGAGTTCGTGCGCCGCTACGGCGAGGTGATGGCCGAATTCGACGCCTACATGGGTAAACAGGACACCTGGGCCAGCCGCCACGCCGCCGACCTCAAGCCAGTGGCCTACTTCAGCATGGAGTACGCCCTGCACGAGTCGCTGCCCATCTACTCGGGGGGCCTGGGCGTGCTGGCCGGCGACCACTGCAAGAGCGCGTCCGACCTGGGCCTGCCCTTTACCCCGGTGGGGCTGCTGTTCCACGACGGCTATTTCCGCCAGACCCTGGGCCGCGACGGCTGGCAGGAAGAGAAGTACGACCGCCTGGACCTGACCACCTTGCCCATTCGTCCCATCCGTACCCCTGAGCACGACGAACTGCGCATTTCGCTGGAGATCGGTGGGCGCACGGTGACGGCGCGGGTGTGGCAGCTGAACGTGGGCCGTATCCGTATGCTGCTGCTGGACACCGACGTGCCCGAGAACCACCCCGACGACCGCCTGCTCACCTCGCGGCTGTACGGCGGCGACCAGGAAATGCGCCTCAAGCAGTACATGCTGCTGGGCATCGGTGGCGTGCGGGCGCTGCGGGCTGCGGGCGCTCCGGCCGAGGTCTGGCACATGAACGAGGGCCACGCCGGGCTGCTGAACTTGGAGCGTATCCGTGAGCGGGTGGAGCAGGGCCTGGACTTCCGCACCGCCCACGAGCTGACTGCCGGCAGCACGCTGTTTACCACCCATACCCCAGTTCCGGCCGGCAACGACGCCTTCTCCTGGGACCTGATGGACCGCTACCTGGGAAGCTGGCCCGCGCAGCTGCACACCACCCGCGAGCACCTCTACTCGCTGGCCCGGAGTGAAGCGATGGAAGACCACGGCCCGGCGTTCAACATGACCGTGTTCAGCCTGCGCATGAGCCGCATGGCGAACGGGGTCTCCAAGCTGCACGGTCAGGTCAGCCGCGACATGTGGAAGCACCTGTATCCCGGCCTCTACCCCGAGGAAGTGCCTATCGGCCACGTGACCAACGGGGCGCACAACCTCAGCTTCACCAGTCAGCGCATGCGCGACCTGCTGAGCACCGTGATGCCTGAAGACTGGACTGAGCGCCTGCACGAGCCGGAGATCTGGCAGAACGTCGAGCAGCTTTCGGGCGCCCAGCTGGCGGGCGTGCAGCGCGAGATGAAGGCCGAAATGATTGCCTTCGTGCGCCACCACCAGCGTGAAATGCTGCTGCGGAACGGGGCCGGCGCCGCCGAGCTGGCCTACACCGACACCCTGCTCAGCCCCGACGTGCTCACCATCGGCTTTGCCCGCCGCTTCGCCACCTACAAGCGGGCGACCCTGCTGCTGCGCGACCGCGAGCGCCTCAGCCGCATCGTGAACCACCCCGAGCGGCCGGTGCAGTTCGTGTTCGCCGGCAAGGCCCACCCCGCCGACAACCCCGGCAAAGCGCTGATTCAGGAAATCTACCGCGTATCGCAGCTTCCCGAATTCCGGGGCAAAATCGTGATTCTGGAAAACTACGACATGCACGTGGCCCGCCGGCTGGTGCAGGGGGTGGATGTCTGGATGAACAACCCCCGCCGCCCGCTGGAGGCGTCGGGCACCAGCGGCATGAAGGCGTCGTTCAACGGCAGCCCCAATTTCAGCGTGCTGGACGGCTGGTGGGTCGAAGGCCACCTGGAAGGCAACGCCAACGGCTGGCCGATAGGCGAAGAGCGCGAGTACGCCGACCAAGCCGTGCAGGACGACGCCGACGCTTTTAGCCTTTACCAGACGCTGGAGCAGACCATCGTGCCGCTGTACTACGGCGAGCGGGGCGGTGAAGCGGACAGCTGGGCCGGGGTGGTTCGCAGCGCCATCGAGTCGGTCAGTGCGCGCTTTTCCATGCAGCGCCAGGTGATCGATTATGTGCAGTGCTACTACCTGCCGCTCAGTGCCCGCCGCAACCTGCTGGTGCCCGGAGGTGGTCAGCGTGCCCGCGAGCTTGCCGAGTGGAAAGCCTGGATTGCGAACCAGTGGCCGCAGGTGTCTGTGGCCGCCAGCCATCATCTGCCCGCCACCGCCGAGCCGGGCGAGCAGGTGCAGATTACGGCCCAGGTGAACCCTGGCCGCATTGCCGCCGAGGAGTTGCGGGCCGAGGTGGTGCTGCGCCGTGGTCACCGGGTCGAGCGCGTGCCGATGCAGCGGCGTGAGGACGGCGAATACGCGGCCACCGTCGCGCTGGAGCGCAGCGGCATGTACGAGGTAGGTGTGCGCCTCTATCCGTACCTCCCGGACCTGAGCCACGACTTCGAGCTGGGCCTGGTGAAGTGGGCCTGA
- a CDS encoding sensor histidine kinase, with translation MTAGPGELLLVLGGPPELPGRLQAELPGIAVQTVAGVDALLRLPGHTRPGAAVIVSGNEPTNWAEVLPLLRGHSGLETTGWLLLDRPDQWPALLEAGADVALPVSTPAHLLAAQVQALLRRSAGQEGLRFQLRQVEHALEGWEREERVRDQLVHMLVHDLKNPITAILGLLEVVADDPRLPTDAKELLEVARDETSHLLHLSLNMLDVRKIQAGKMHLKRDLLSRDHLEQIVQQALGDVGAGLSDRQLSLQLGAMPPLSADPTMLRRVLANLLSNALKHTTQRGSIWLESRVVGAELHLSVTDNGEGIPAEDIPRLFAAFEQSRLTLHGRFDTGMGLAFCKLAAEEHGGRIWVESERGQGSKFTLALPLGELAEADDDVELLF, from the coding sequence GTGACTGCTGGCCCCGGCGAACTGCTGCTGGTCCTGGGCGGCCCGCCCGAACTGCCGGGACGGCTACAGGCCGAGTTGCCTGGTATCGCCGTGCAGACGGTGGCCGGCGTGGACGCCCTGCTGAGGCTGCCGGGTCATACCCGGCCCGGCGCCGCTGTGATTGTGAGCGGCAACGAGCCCACAAACTGGGCCGAGGTGCTGCCACTGCTGCGCGGCCACAGCGGCCTGGAAACCACCGGCTGGCTGCTGCTCGACCGCCCCGACCAGTGGCCCGCCCTGCTGGAGGCCGGGGCAGACGTGGCGCTTCCGGTCAGTACCCCGGCGCACCTGCTGGCGGCGCAGGTTCAGGCCCTGCTCCGCCGCTCCGCTGGGCAAGAAGGGCTGCGCTTTCAGCTGCGGCAGGTGGAACATGCCCTGGAAGGCTGGGAGCGCGAGGAACGCGTGCGCGACCAGCTGGTGCATATGCTGGTACACGACCTGAAAAATCCGATTACCGCCATTCTGGGCCTGTTGGAAGTGGTGGCCGACGACCCCCGCCTACCGACCGACGCCAAAGAACTGCTGGAAGTGGCCCGCGACGAAACCAGCCACCTGCTGCACCTGTCACTGAACATGCTGGACGTCCGCAAGATTCAGGCGGGCAAGATGCACCTCAAGCGCGATCTGCTGAGCCGCGACCACCTGGAACAAATCGTGCAGCAGGCGCTGGGCGACGTGGGCGCTGGCCTGAGCGACCGGCAACTGAGCCTTCAGCTGGGGGCGATGCCGCCGCTGAGCGCCGACCCCACCATGCTGCGGCGCGTGCTGGCCAACCTGCTGAGCAACGCGCTCAAGCACACCACTCAGCGGGGCTCCATCTGGCTGGAGAGCCGCGTGGTCGGCGCTGAACTGCACCTCAGCGTGACCGACAACGGCGAAGGAATTCCCGCCGAGGACATCCCCCGGCTGTTCGCCGCCTTCGAGCAGTCGCGCCTGACTCTGCACGGCCGCTTCGATACCGGCATGGGGCTGGCGTTCTGCAAGCTGGCCGCCGAGGAGCACGGGGGCCGCATCTGGGTGGAATCCGAGCGCGGCCAGGGGTCCAAATTCACCCTGGCCCTGCCGTTGGGCGAACTGGCAGAAGCGGACGATGACGTGGAACTGCTGTTCTAG
- a CDS encoding NUDIX domain-containing protein, with product MTDRDATVCPSAGVQHGAGGVVFSDAGQVLLVQCRSSGWTFPKARLEPGEAPAHTATRGILQQTGIEAAELDWLPPTSHTSARGERHVTDWFLMKALSEEMQLKDPVYGDGFYPVREAAGRLDLTEDLQLLWQAEERWSRRRGPVGPLYALGERVPQVHRSAYVAPTAAVIGTVELAADSSVWFGAVLRGDIEPVRVGARSNVQDGAVLHTERGCPCILEEDVTVGHSAVVHGAHCGQGSLIGMGATLLSGSRVGRGAVVGAGALLREGAVVPDGMVAVGVPARVIGPAERFENAARYVANARHYRQHLRPAQDPAQEPAQE from the coding sequence ATGACTGACCGAGACGCGACCGTCTGTCCCTCTGCGGGCGTTCAGCACGGGGCCGGCGGGGTGGTGTTCAGCGACGCCGGGCAGGTGTTGCTGGTGCAGTGCCGGAGCAGCGGCTGGACCTTTCCCAAGGCACGCCTTGAGCCCGGAGAGGCACCGGCACACACAGCCACACGCGGGATTCTGCAGCAGACGGGCATAGAGGCAGCCGAACTTGACTGGCTGCCGCCAACCAGCCACACCAGTGCCCGTGGGGAGCGGCACGTCACCGACTGGTTTCTGATGAAGGCGCTCAGCGAGGAAATGCAGCTGAAAGACCCTGTTTACGGCGACGGGTTCTATCCGGTCCGGGAAGCGGCCGGGCGGCTGGACTTGACCGAAGACCTTCAGCTGCTGTGGCAGGCCGAGGAGCGCTGGAGCCGGCGGCGTGGACCTGTGGGCCCGCTGTATGCCCTGGGCGAACGCGTACCGCAGGTGCACCGCAGCGCTTATGTGGCGCCCACTGCCGCCGTGATTGGGACGGTAGAACTGGCGGCCGACAGCTCGGTATGGTTCGGCGCAGTCCTGCGCGGGGACATCGAACCGGTGCGCGTAGGTGCACGCTCCAACGTGCAGGACGGCGCGGTGCTGCACACCGAACGCGGCTGCCCCTGCATCCTGGAAGAGGACGTGACCGTGGGTCACAGCGCGGTGGTGCACGGCGCCCACTGCGGCCAGGGCAGCCTGATTGGTATGGGCGCCACGCTGCTCAGCGGCTCGCGGGTGGGCCGGGGAGCGGTGGTGGGAGCCGGCGCCCTGCTGCGTGAAGGAGCGGTGGTCCCCGACGGCATGGTGGCGGTGGGGGTCCCAGCGCGGGTCATCGGCCCGGCGGAGCGCTTCGAGAACGCGGCCCGCTACGTGGCGAACGCCCGGCACTACCGCCAGCACCTGCGGCCTGCACAGGACCCAGCACAGGAGCCGGCGCAGGAGTGA
- a CDS encoding cold-shock protein — translation MPQGRVKWFSVEKGYGFIEHPGNPDVFVHYSAIQSGGFRKLNEGDEVEFEVGDGQGDRGPQAKNVVVTNAAPVSDRNERW, via the coding sequence ATGCCTCAAGGACGAGTAAAATGGTTTAGCGTGGAAAAAGGGTATGGCTTTATTGAGCATCCCGGAAACCCCGATGTGTTCGTGCACTACAGCGCCATTCAGAGCGGCGGTTTCCGCAAGCTGAACGAAGGCGATGAAGTCGAGTTCGAAGTTGGTGACGGTCAGGGCGACCGCGGCCCCCAGGCCAAAAACGTCGTCGTGACCAACGCCGCTCCGGTGAGCGACCGCAACGAACGCTGGTAA
- the trmFO gene encoding methylenetetrahydrofolate--tRNA-(uracil(54)-C(5))-methyltransferase (FADH(2)-oxidizing) TrmFO yields the protein MPEITVIGAGLAGSEAALSAASQGVSVRLYEMRPHRMTPAHRSGDFAELVCSTSLGGEGEMQSKGMLQAELRSVGGAIVGAADESRVPAGNALAVDRDAFSARVTERVRSHPLITVVEEEVQQVPEGICVIASGPLTSDALAEDVARLTGSERLSFYDAAAPVIDAASIDMSVAWRAGRYDQSADYINCPFTKEEYLRFIGALETARTHTPHDWEKLEFFEGCMPIEEIARRGPDTPRFGPMSPKGLDDPRTGRWPYAVAQLRQEDAEGRMWSLVGFQTGLKWGDQKDVVQLIPGLENAEIVRYGVMHRNTYLNAPAVLQETLQLRADPQKFVAGVLAGTEGYLESAATGWLAGLNAARLAQGLAPSAPPHTSMLGGLVHYLASANPGGFQPMNVNWALVPDPELPAGKRKWGKREKRPLMFRAGLQDFGTWAETQGLAVTLPAAAQPPEQMPDPVAAG from the coding sequence ATGCCTGAAATCACCGTAATTGGCGCTGGCCTGGCCGGGTCCGAAGCGGCCCTGAGCGCCGCCTCGCAGGGGGTAAGCGTGCGCCTGTACGAGATGCGCCCACACCGGATGACTCCTGCTCACCGCTCCGGCGACTTCGCCGAGCTGGTCTGCTCCACCAGCCTGGGCGGCGAGGGCGAAATGCAGTCCAAGGGGATGCTCCAGGCCGAACTGCGCTCGGTAGGTGGCGCCATCGTAGGTGCGGCGGATGAGAGCCGGGTGCCCGCCGGCAACGCCCTGGCGGTGGACCGGGACGCTTTCAGCGCCCGCGTGACCGAGCGAGTCCGCAGCCACCCACTGATTACGGTGGTAGAAGAAGAGGTGCAGCAGGTGCCCGAAGGCATCTGCGTCATCGCTTCGGGGCCGCTGACTTCCGACGCACTGGCAGAAGACGTGGCCCGCCTGACCGGCAGCGAGCGCCTGAGCTTCTATGACGCTGCTGCCCCGGTGATTGACGCGGCCAGCATCGACATGAGCGTGGCCTGGCGGGCCGGGCGCTACGACCAGAGCGCCGATTACATCAACTGCCCCTTTACCAAGGAAGAATACCTGCGCTTTATCGGGGCGCTGGAAACGGCCCGCACCCACACCCCGCACGACTGGGAAAAGCTGGAGTTCTTCGAGGGCTGCATGCCCATCGAGGAAATTGCCCGGCGTGGTCCGGACACCCCGCGCTTCGGGCCGATGTCACCCAAGGGCCTGGACGACCCCAGGACCGGGCGCTGGCCCTACGCCGTCGCGCAGCTGCGCCAGGAGGACGCCGAAGGCCGGATGTGGTCGCTGGTGGGCTTCCAGACCGGACTGAAGTGGGGTGACCAGAAGGACGTGGTGCAGCTGATTCCGGGCCTGGAGAACGCCGAAATCGTGCGCTACGGCGTAATGCACCGCAACACCTACCTGAACGCGCCAGCAGTGCTGCAAGAGACGCTGCAGCTGCGGGCCGACCCGCAGAAGTTCGTGGCTGGTGTGCTGGCCGGTACGGAAGGTTATCTGGAGTCGGCCGCCACCGGCTGGCTAGCGGGGCTGAATGCGGCGCGCCTGGCTCAGGGCTTGGCCCCCAGCGCCCCGCCACACACCAGCATGCTGGGCGGACTGGTCCATTACCTGGCCAGCGCGAACCCGGGGGGCTTCCAGCCGATGAACGTGAACTGGGCCCTGGTCCCTGACCCCGAGCTGCCCGCCGGCAAACGCAAGTGGGGCAAGCGCGAAAAGCGCCCGCTGATGTTCCGCGCCGGCCTGCAGGACTTCGGCACCTGGGCGGAGACGCAGGGACTGGCCGTCACCCTGCCCGCCGCAGCCCAGCCACCTGAGCAGATGCCTGACCCCGTCGCAGCTGGCTAA
- a CDS encoding sensor histidine kinase codes for MTTSTTTGVQGARPAVQASLRLQITAVIALLAFLPNLVVTVVAGPRLPAVTLAVWIGLVALLSGMIAWLLSGVLLRPLLRLHAEVEQGDFGAPRDDDPAEIQALRLAFAGLLARLSTEQGRRNAFMATLVHDLKTPLIATGHLVHSLTHFDLTAGQKEEISENLLAENRRLLALVSQMADAHRFERDDVRLDPHPTDLRSLLERVTGRQPASADRGLTLQVRGEGQAVVDAAVLERAVTNLTDNALRYARSQVVLAVTAQGLEVCDDGPGLSAALDDLAQPFNSQPALIAGQHYTAGTAGLGLFIARRIAEAHGGALSYSRHTVPRPVSVFTLHLPEVVLDSPAAAPDQTLPERSAS; via the coding sequence GTGACGACCTCCACGACCACCGGGGTGCAGGGTGCCCGGCCGGCCGTGCAGGCCAGCTTGCGCCTTCAGATCACGGCGGTGATTGCCCTGCTGGCGTTCCTGCCCAATCTGGTGGTCACGGTGGTGGCCGGCCCCCGCCTGCCGGCGGTCACCCTGGCCGTCTGGATTGGGCTGGTGGCGCTGCTGTCGGGCATGATCGCCTGGCTGCTCAGCGGCGTGCTGCTGCGGCCACTGCTGCGTCTGCACGCCGAAGTGGAACAGGGTGATTTCGGGGCCCCCCGTGACGACGACCCGGCCGAGATTCAGGCGCTGCGCCTGGCCTTTGCCGGGCTGCTGGCCCGCCTGAGCACCGAACAGGGCCGCCGTAATGCCTTTATGGCCACGCTGGTCCACGACCTCAAGACGCCGCTGATCGCCACTGGGCACCTGGTCCATTCGCTGACCCACTTCGATCTGACAGCGGGGCAAAAGGAGGAAATCAGCGAGAACCTGCTGGCCGAAAACCGCCGTCTGCTGGCCCTGGTCAGTCAGATGGCCGACGCCCACCGCTTCGAGCGCGATGATGTACGGCTGGACCCCCATCCTACCGACCTGCGCTCGCTGCTGGAGCGGGTGACAGGGCGGCAGCCCGCCTCAGCCGACCGTGGGCTGACCCTGCAGGTTCGGGGGGAAGGACAGGCGGTGGTAGACGCCGCTGTCCTGGAGCGTGCCGTGACCAACCTGACTGATAATGCCCTGCGCTACGCCCGGTCGCAGGTGGTGCTGGCCGTGACAGCGCAGGGCCTGGAGGTCTGCGACGACGGCCCTGGCCTGAGCGCCGCGCTGGACGACCTGGCGCAGCCGTTCAACAGCCAGCCGGCGCTGATTGCCGGGCAGCACTACACCGCCGGGACAGCCGGGCTGGGGCTGTTTATCGCGCGCCGCATTGCCGAGGCTCACGGCGGGGCCCTGAGCTACAGCCGCCACACCGTTCCCCGTCCTGTCAGCGTCTTTACCCTGCACCTGCCCGAAGTGGTGCTGGACTCTCCGGCGGCTGCGCCTGACCAGACCCTGCCGGAAAGGAGTGCCTCATGA
- a CDS encoding response regulator transcription factor, with amino-acid sequence MTLVIADDHPLFRMGLKYALSHQGFEVVAEAADGAEALEVCRHLRPTAALLDVKMPGLTGIEVCRQLRSECPEVLSILITTFAEPAIIQAAREAGARGYLSKETDPPALATQLRAIIADPTQDRLPRVEVPRLTPRESEVLPLLAQGLSNKEIARELGVSPDTVKDHLARMYGKLDACDRTEAVSRARTIGLLD; translated from the coding sequence CTGACCCTGGTGATTGCCGACGACCATCCCCTCTTCCGCATGGGCCTGAAATACGCGCTGTCGCACCAGGGCTTCGAGGTGGTGGCCGAGGCCGCCGACGGCGCAGAGGCGCTAGAGGTCTGCCGGCACCTGCGGCCTACGGCGGCGCTGCTGGACGTGAAAATGCCTGGCCTGACCGGCATTGAGGTCTGCCGGCAGCTGCGCAGCGAGTGCCCGGAGGTGCTCAGCATTCTGATTACCACCTTTGCCGAGCCGGCCATCATTCAGGCGGCGCGGGAGGCGGGGGCCAGGGGCTACCTGTCCAAGGAAACCGATCCCCCTGCCCTGGCCACGCAGCTGCGGGCCATCATCGCGGACCCTACCCAGGACCGGCTGCCCCGCGTGGAAGTGCCCCGGCTGACCCCGCGTGAGAGCGAAGTGCTGCCCCTGCTGGCCCAGGGCCTGAGCAACAAGGAGATTGCCCGTGAGCTGGGGGTCAGCCCCGACACCGTCAAGGACCATCTGGCGCGTATGTACGGCAAGCTGGATGCCTGCGACCGCACCGAGGCAGTAAGCCGCGCCCGCACCATCGGTCTGCTGGACTAG